Part of the Nitrospirota bacterium genome is shown below.
AACGCCAAACACATCATCGTCCCGGAATTCAATGTGACCGGCTGGCTGGCCAAGGAAATCAAAGCCACCATCCCCAACAGCGAACGGGTGCACGCAGGCCCGCGCGTCTGCGGCGGCATGACGATGCCACCGGAAATCATCGTCTCAGAAATCAAGACCCTGCTTGGGATGACCACCGTGTCGATGGCCAGTCGAGGCTGATCGGACCGAGGCAAACAAGCACTACACGCCCTGAATAAGACGCACGTATTGAGGAGGCCATCATGAGCAAGGAACGTATCAAGATTTCTGAAGACCTGTACGACATCATGCCGTCCGACTATCAAGACCTGGTCAAGAGCGCGACCTACGGCAAAGAAGACCGGGGCTGGAAGGATATCGGCAACAGCAAGGAACTGATCGAGCAGCATTCTCTCTGCGCCGGCTGCCCGGAATCCATGGCCTTCCGCTACATCCTGGCCTCCTTGCCTAACCCCGAAGACACCGTCATGGTCGGCTCCACCGGCTGCACCAGCCTGGTGTTCCCCATGGTGGCCGTGCACAACATCCACTCCCTCTTCGGCAACCAGAACGCCATCGCCTCCGGCTTGAAGCGCGCCTTGAGCGTCCGCTTCCCGGGCCGGACGAAAGACGTGGTCGTGCTGGCCGGCGACGGCGCCACCGTCGATATCGGCCTCGACATGACGTTGCAGGCCTGGTTCCGCCAGGAGAAGTTCACCACGATTTGCTTCGACAACGAACTGTACGCCAACACGGGCGGCCAGGAGAGCGGTCTGATGCAGAAGGGCTTCGTGGCCAAGATGGCACCGGTCGGGAAGCTCTTCGACAAGGTTCGCCTGCCGGAAATCGCCCGCGAATCGGGCTGTCATTACGTGGTGCAATGCACCGTCAGCAAACCGTCCCTCATTGAGAAGGTGATCAAGAACGCGGTCATGATCGCGCGCGAAATCGGCCCGACTTATCTCCAGCTCTACACACCCTGCATTCTCGAAATCGGGAAGAACAGCATGGAAGGGCTTCAGGAGATGCGGGATTCTGAGAAGCCGACCGAGCGCTTCGCCTACAAAGAGTACATCAGCGAACCGGCCAAGCAGCTCCTGGCAGAGATGGCCGCCAAGGACAAAGAAAAGAAGGCCGCGGCCAAGCAGCTCGCCGCTCAGGGCGCCTAATCCGATTCTGAAGGAGAGACGATTATGATCAAGAAAAGACTGAACATCCGGATGTCGGGATTAGGCGGGCAGGGCGCCGTCACTGCCGCGCATGTCATGGCCATGGCCGCCAACCGCGACGGCAAGTTTTCGATCTCCAATCCCTTCTTCGGCGCCGAAAAGCGCATGGCGCCGGCGGAGAGCTATTGCCGGATCGGCATTGAGCGGATCTACGACCGCGGCGAGCTGGTATTCCCCGACGTCATCCAGGTGTTCCATCCGCAGGTCATCACGATGGGGAAGAGCTACACGATGCCCTTCTACTCCGGCGTGAAGGAAGGCGGCCTCGTCATCATCAACTCCGACCAGGAGTTGCTGTCGGCCGATGACATTGAACGGCTCAAGAGCCTGAACGTCGCCTTGTTTTACATCGCGGGCACCGAGCTCGCGATCGAGGTGGCCGGCACCGAATTATCGACGAATATGGCGATGATCGGAGCGGTCGCGGGCATCACCAAGTGCGTCTCCATGGAATCCCTGGACGGCGCCTTGCAGGAACGGTTCGGGAAGAAGTTCGTCGCCTCGGGCGGAACCGCGTCCCTGGACGAAGCAATCAAGAAGAAGTTTGCCAAGAAGGAAATGTTGCTGGCCAAGAATCTGGCAACCGTGAAGGCGGCCTATGATATCGCCAGTAAATGGGCCGAAGAGAATAAGTATGAGCTGCGAGTCGGCAATCCTGCCGTCGCCGCTTAACGAGAGAGAAGGAACCGCATGTATAACGTAGCGCAAGTCATCGATGAAAAATGCGTGGCCAAAAAGGGATGCCGCCTCTGCATCATGTATTGTCCCGAGGCCAACTGCCTGGATCTCAATTCGACCAAGATGGTGGCCGAAGTAACGATTGACCGCTGCAAGGGCTGTGAGCTCTGCGTGGTCGTCTGCGACGCGGCGAAGCACAATGCCATCAGCATGCAAGCCGTCAGCGCCACCGGGCAGCTGATTGCTCATAAGGGCGAGTCCGCCGCCATTGGGCAAGCCTACCAAGGATAATTGTTTCGTGTAGCGGGCTTCCCGCGCAAGACCCCATGGCGCCTGCGCTATGGGTTTTTTTGTTGGTGCCGCTGGGGAGGGAACAGATGGAAGCTGAAGACAACGTCATTCATGAGCTCCTGCAAGAGATTGCCGGACTGATCAACGAGTACCCCAAGGTGCTCGAACGGCGCGCCGCCGATATCCATGCCAGCGGGAAGGACCCGGACTTGGCGCAGGCGCTCGTCAAGGCTGCCGACACCATGCGCGACAGCGGCAATCTCTACCTGACCTGGGCGAAACACTACGCCTCCGTCGCCGCAGGTAATACGGATGCAAGTTCGGATGAAGACGAAACTCAGGATTTCGACGTCTAACGGAATAGCGTCCAGCAAAACAAGTTCTGCGCCGATCGAAAAAAGTCTCCCCCCCGCCGAAATCTTTTGCTAGAATGCGCAGTCCGATATGGCGGTCTCGTTCCCCGGTAGCTCAGTGGTAGAGCAGCCGGCTGTTAACCGGCTGGTCGCAGGTTCGACTCCTGCCCGGGGAGCCACCATCGCAAGGCCTTCGAGACCTCTCTCGAAGGCCTTTGTCGTTTTCGCAGACGCACTACCCGCTTCGCCGCTGGGTCACCATTCATACTGCGGAGCCATAGAAGATTCTTTATGATGACGTCTAGGGCACCTGACTGGCGCGAGTTCACACCGGCAACCCTGCTCCGCAACCAGCACCTCATGACGATCGTTCCAGGCTATTGGCCGCGCCGGGCCCTGCTATCCGGCATACCGGCCGAATCACGACTCTTCACCACCGATCCCAAGACCCAGTTGCTCGGCTTCTGCCATTGGCAGCCAAACCGGACAGGCTGCCAGACCCTGTTGCTCGTGCACGGGCTTGAAGGCTCCAGCGAGTCCCACTACATGCAGGGGATTGCCACGAAAG
Proteins encoded:
- a CDS encoding thiamine pyrophosphate-dependent enzyme; translated protein: MSKERIKISEDLYDIMPSDYQDLVKSATYGKEDRGWKDIGNSKELIEQHSLCAGCPESMAFRYILASLPNPEDTVMVGSTGCTSLVFPMVAVHNIHSLFGNQNAIASGLKRALSVRFPGRTKDVVVLAGDGATVDIGLDMTLQAWFRQEKFTTICFDNELYANTGGQESGLMQKGFVAKMAPVGKLFDKVRLPEIARESGCHYVVQCTVSKPSLIEKVIKNAVMIAREIGPTYLQLYTPCILEIGKNSMEGLQEMRDSEKPTERFAYKEYISEPAKQLLAEMAAKDKEKKAAAKQLAAQGA
- a CDS encoding pyruvate ferredoxin oxidoreductase, whose translation is MYNVAQVIDEKCVAKKGCRLCIMYCPEANCLDLNSTKMVAEVTIDRCKGCELCVVVCDAAKHNAISMQAVSATGQLIAHKGESAAIGQAYQG
- a CDS encoding 2-oxoacid:acceptor oxidoreductase family protein, with amino-acid sequence MIKKRLNIRMSGLGGQGAVTAAHVMAMAANRDGKFSISNPFFGAEKRMAPAESYCRIGIERIYDRGELVFPDVIQVFHPQVITMGKSYTMPFYSGVKEGGLVIINSDQELLSADDIERLKSLNVALFYIAGTELAIEVAGTELSTNMAMIGAVAGITKCVSMESLDGALQERFGKKFVASGGTASLDEAIKKKFAKKEMLLAKNLATVKAAYDIASKWAEENKYELRVGNPAVAA